One Chordicoccus furentiruminis DNA window includes the following coding sequences:
- a CDS encoding GNAT family N-acetyltransferase yields the protein MVEITLVPLTADDREQFIRDNQEAFNYGALEEFGLRDEHFEEDEQIISRETIEHSIDGGEAYRIMQDGHPVGGVVIKVDGERGNLDLLFVSPNAHSKGIGYAAWCAVEQFHPEVKVWETVTPYFEKRNIHFYVNRCEFHIVEFYNSHHPDPNDPDAEQEMDEQFPDGMFRFEKRIK from the coding sequence ATGGTGGAAATCACGCTTGTTCCTTTGACCGCAGATGATCGGGAGCAATTTATCAGAGATAATCAAGAAGCATTCAACTATGGCGCGTTGGAAGAGTTCGGTCTTCGCGACGAACATTTTGAGGAAGATGAACAGATCATCTCTCGTGAAACGATAGAACACTCCATTGACGGCGGCGAGGCATACCGGATCATGCAGGATGGCCACCCGGTCGGCGGTGTAGTCATAAAGGTGGATGGAGAACGTGGCAATCTCGACCTGCTGTTTGTGTCGCCCAATGCACACAGCAAAGGAATCGGCTATGCAGCTTGGTGCGCAGTCGAGCAGTTCCATCCGGAAGTGAAGGTCTGGGAAACCGTCACGCCATATTTCGAGAAGCGCAATATTCATTTCTACGTTAATCGCTGCGAGTTCCATATTGTGGAATTCTACAACAGCCATCATCCTGATCCGAACGATCCCGATGCCGAACAGGAAATGGATGAACAGTTTCCGGACGGGATGTTCCGGTTTGAGAAGAGGATAAAATAG
- a CDS encoding GNAT family N-acetyltransferase → MNILVRNAKKTDYHAVRKIMNQVQEMHVAWRPDIYKSNENLISEDIFDLMISSGNLYVADVDGTVAGVMEVTYKHVESPAHVRRDVVFIESMAVDTDFRGKGIGHQFFEKVKELKTVSGSNGIELQVNAKNIAAYEMYKKYGFTEKSINMELL, encoded by the coding sequence ATGAATATACTTGTTAGAAATGCGAAGAAGACAGATTATCATGCAGTCAGAAAAATAATGAATCAGGTTCAGGAAATGCATGTGGCGTGGAGACCAGATATCTATAAATCCAATGAAAATCTCATATCAGAAGATATTTTCGATCTTATGATCAGTAGCGGAAATCTATATGTTGCGGATGTAGACGGAACTGTTGCGGGGGTTATGGAAGTAACATATAAGCATGTTGAAAGTCCCGCCCATGTTAGACGAGATGTGGTTTTTATTGAAAGTATGGCTGTTGACACAGACTTCAGGGGAAAAGGAATAGGACATCAATTTTTCGAGAAAGTTAAAGAATTGAAGACTGTTTCAGGTTCCAATGGAATAGAACTTCAGGTAAATGCAAAAAACATTGCCGCATATGAAATGTATAAGAAATATGGTTTTACAGAAAAATCAATAAACATGGAACTGCTGTGA